DNA from Synechococcales cyanobacterium CNB:
AACTCCTCGGAAGGCGTGCTGAACTCCTCATCACGGCCCCCGGACTCCTCAGCCGGCGTGCCGGACGCCCCGGGTGGGGCCGGTAACTCCGCGCCACGCAACGCGCAACTCCCGCCGTCCGGCCGGTCACCCGGGGGACGGGATGTTCGGTGTTCCACGCCGGGCGCCGGGGGGGGCGGAGGCCGGACAAGCAGATGGGAAAGAGCAAGCGGCAAACGGCAAAGGGGCAGAGAGCAGACGGGAGAGGATCAAGGGATCAAGGACCCTGAACCTCTTTCCCCACTCCGCCCCCTCCGCGGCCTCCGCGTTCGATCCCCCGCGCTCAGACCTCGACGATCTCGCCGAACGCGGGGAGTTCGGCCTCGACGCCCAGGTCGGCGCGCAGGCGTTCGGCGAGCAGGCGGCGGGGCTTGTCCTCGCCGTGGTTGAGGAAGACGCGGGGCCGATCGTTCGCGCCGACCCCCGCACCCCCCACGCCCCCCCCGTCGTCCACGTCCCCCCCGCCGTCCCCGCGCCCGACGACCGCCCCGGCCCAGCGGACCAGCCCCGTCTGGCCGGCGTGCGCGCTGAAGCCGCCGAGCGTGTGGACCCTCGCCCCGACCTTGATGCGCTCGCCCATGATGCTGACGTATTCCGCGCCGTCGATGATGCGCCGGCCGATCGTTCCCTCGGCCTGGAAGCCGACGAAGACCAGGTGAGTCTCGGGCTTCCAGAGCGCGTGCCGGAGGTGGTGCAGGATGCGACCGCCGTTGCACATGCCGCTGGCGGAGATGACGACGACGCCGTCGCCCGTGCGGTTGAGCGCGATCGACTCGTCGATGGAGCGGGCGAAGCGCAGGCCGGGGAACATGAGCACGCTGTCGCCGGCGTCGATGATCTTCCACGACTCGTCGTCGAAGAGGTCGCGGTGCCGGCGGTAGAGGTCGGTGGCGGCCAGGGCCATCGGGCTGTCCACCCACACGCGCGGATCGTCGAGCCGGCCGTCGCGCCGCAGCGTGCCGAAGAAGTAGATGAGCTGCTGCGTGCGCCCGACCGCGAAGGCGGGGATGAGCACCTTG
Protein-coding regions in this window:
- a CDS encoding MBL fold metallo-hydrolase, with product MRLRFLGAAGEVTGSCQLVETDRARVLVDFGLHQGGPTAERRNRRFPPIRPADLDSVVLTHAHIDHSGRLPLLPRHGFSGPIFATPATIDLCDVMLRDSAGVQAMDAERWTRRHEREGKPGEAPLYGVADVEAVMKRFRALPYDTPREVAAGVTVRFTDAGHILGSASVEMRVRDGGREKVVVFSGDVGPAGAPLLRDPVPPGRADALVLESTYGDRDHRPLDATLDELVGIVREARTPRGKVLIPAFAVGRTQQLIYFFGTLRRDGRLDDPRVWVDSPMALAATDLYRRHRDLFDDESWKIIDAGDSVLMFPGLRFARSIDESIALNRTGDGVVVISASGMCNGGRILHHLRHALWKPETHLVFVGFQAEGTIGRRIIDGAEYVSIMGERIKVGARVHTLGGFSAHAGQTGLVRWAGAVVGRGDGGGDVDDGGGVGGAGVGANDRPRVFLNHGEDKPRRLLAERLRADLGVEAELPAFGEIVEV